The Cronobacter sakazakii genome has a window encoding:
- a CDS encoding class I SAM-dependent methyltransferase, with amino-acid sequence MKPARTPATLSAPAHWDAFSWGEHYRATLERELQPWLGKMYGFHLLKIGNLSAEINTEACAISHQVNVALQGDALQVKCDPLHLPFAAKSVDACLLAHTLPWCPDPHRLLNEADRVLIDDGWLIITGFNPVSLLGAAKLLPFVRKRAPVNSRMFTMMRQMDWLSLLNFELLHYSRCQVLPWCRQGGKMLSKHLPALGCLQVMVARKRTIPLTINPLMKPRARTHLRPAVGATRQYRKP; translated from the coding sequence ATGAAACCGGCACGGACACCCGCGACACTCAGCGCTCCGGCCCACTGGGATGCGTTTTCCTGGGGCGAGCATTATCGCGCGACGCTTGAGCGGGAACTCCAGCCCTGGCTTGGGAAAATGTATGGCTTTCATTTGCTTAAGATAGGCAATCTCAGCGCGGAGATAAACACCGAAGCCTGCGCGATTTCACATCAGGTCAATGTCGCCTTACAGGGCGACGCATTACAGGTTAAGTGCGATCCGCTGCATCTGCCGTTTGCTGCGAAATCCGTGGATGCCTGTCTGCTGGCGCATACGCTGCCCTGGTGCCCCGATCCGCACCGTCTGCTTAATGAGGCGGACCGCGTGCTGATTGACGACGGCTGGCTGATTATCACGGGATTCAACCCCGTCAGCCTGCTCGGGGCCGCCAAACTTCTGCCGTTTGTGCGCAAACGTGCGCCCGTAAATAGCCGCATGTTTACCATGATGCGTCAGATGGACTGGCTATCGCTGCTCAATTTCGAACTGCTCCATTACAGCCGCTGCCAGGTATTACCATGGTGTCGGCAGGGCGGAAAGATGCTGTCCAAACATCTGCCGGCACTCGGATGTTTGCAGGTGATGGTAGCGCGTAAGCGCACCATCCCACTGACCATTAACCCGTTAATGAAGCCGCGCGCCCGCACGCATCTGCGCCCGGCGGTGGGGGCTACGCGCCAGTATCGTAAACCTTAG
- the gloB gene encoding hydroxyacylglutathione hydrolase, which translates to MNLNSIPAFEDNYIWVLNDDEGKCLLVDPGEAEPVFRALEENQWQPVAILLTHHHHDHTGGVKALVARFPDITVYGPEETRSKGAQVVVNDGEKFNILGCEFLAFSTPGHTLGHFSYFSFPYLFCGDTMFSAGCGRLFEGTPAQMYHSFQKINALPEDTLICCAHEYTLSNLKFLVAILPDDPALTQYYREVNELRAKNQKTLPSILKNERQINLYLRLEDDDLIDKINPDLRLSTPEERFAWLRSKKDNF; encoded by the coding sequence ATGAATCTTAACAGTATTCCTGCTTTCGAGGATAACTACATCTGGGTGTTGAATGATGATGAAGGAAAATGCCTGCTTGTCGACCCTGGCGAGGCGGAACCCGTTTTTCGCGCCCTTGAGGAAAACCAGTGGCAGCCGGTGGCAATCCTGCTTACACATCATCATCACGATCATACGGGCGGCGTAAAAGCCTTAGTGGCGCGGTTCCCGGATATTACTGTGTACGGGCCGGAAGAGACCCGCAGCAAAGGCGCGCAGGTTGTAGTCAACGATGGGGAGAAGTTCAACATCCTTGGCTGCGAATTCCTTGCATTCTCTACGCCAGGTCACACTTTAGGACATTTCTCATATTTCAGTTTCCCTTATCTTTTCTGCGGCGACACGATGTTCTCCGCTGGCTGTGGTCGCCTGTTTGAAGGCACGCCCGCGCAGATGTATCACTCCTTTCAGAAAATAAACGCGCTGCCTGAAGATACGCTTATTTGCTGTGCGCATGAGTACACATTAAGCAATCTTAAGTTTTTAGTGGCTATTTTGCCGGACGATCCCGCTTTAACCCAATATTATCGAGAAGTTAATGAGTTACGTGCAAAAAATCAAAAAACACTACCCTCAATTCTTAAAAATGAGCGCCAAATAAATCTTTACCTGCGATTAGAAGACGATGATTTAATTGATAAAATTAATCCAGATCTTCGGTTGTCCACTCCTGAAGAGAGATTTGCATGGTTAAGGTCAAAGAAAGATAACTTCTAG
- the dnaQ gene encoding DNA polymerase III subunit epsilon, which yields MSTAITRQIVLDTETTGMNQIGAHYEGHRIIEIGAVEVINRRLTGNNFHVYLKPDRLVDPEAFMVHGISDEFLMNKPVFGDVVDDFLDYIRGAELVIHNASFDIGFMDYEFGMLNRSIPKTETFCKITDSLALARKMFPGKRNSLDALCSRYEIDNTKRTLHGALLDAQILADVYLAMTGGQTSIAFAMEGDGQQQQGDTGIQRVVRQASRLKVVRACDEELAAHESRLDLVQKKGGSCLWRA from the coding sequence ATGAGCACAGCTATTACACGACAGATCGTTCTGGATACCGAAACCACCGGTATGAACCAGATAGGCGCCCATTATGAAGGGCACCGCATTATTGAGATCGGTGCGGTTGAGGTGATCAACCGCCGCCTGACCGGCAATAACTTCCACGTCTACCTCAAGCCCGACCGGCTGGTGGACCCGGAAGCTTTTATGGTTCACGGAATTTCCGATGAGTTCCTGATGAATAAGCCCGTTTTCGGCGATGTAGTGGATGATTTTCTCGATTACATCCGCGGCGCTGAACTGGTTATTCATAACGCTTCGTTCGATATCGGCTTTATGGATTACGAATTCGGCATGCTCAACCGCAGCATTCCGAAAACCGAAACGTTCTGCAAAATCACCGACAGCCTGGCGCTGGCCCGTAAGATGTTCCCGGGCAAGCGCAACAGTCTTGATGCGTTATGCTCGCGTTATGAAATAGACAACACCAAACGTACGCTGCACGGGGCGTTGCTCGATGCCCAGATTCTTGCGGATGTCTATCTGGCGATGACCGGCGGGCAGACGTCTATTGCGTTCGCGATGGAAGGTGACGGACAACAGCAACAGGGCGATACCGGCATTCAGCGCGTGGTACGCCAGGCCTCTCGCCTGAAAGTGGTCCGGGCGTGCGATGAAGAGCTGGCGGCGCATGAATCACGTCTCGATCTGGTACAGAAGAAGGGCGGCAGCTGCCTCTGGCGCGCCTGA
- the rnhA gene encoding ribonuclease HI yields the protein MVSVSRTICRVIAVLIALVYVRLGFLLTGSLPEMRKQVEIFTDGSCLGNPGPGGYGAILRYKQHERTFSAGYRLTTNNRMELMAAIVSLEALREHCIVTLSTDSQYVRQGITQWIHNWKKRGWKTTEKKPVKNVDLWQRLDAALSQHEIKWEWVKGHAGHPENERCDELARAAAMAPTLEDTGYQPEATAS from the coding sequence GTGGTTTCGGTATCCAGAACGATCTGTCGTGTAATAGCTGTGCTCATAGCGCTCGTTTATGTCAGACTTGGCTTTTTACTCACAGGAAGTCTACCAGAGATGCGTAAACAGGTAGAAATTTTCACCGATGGATCTTGTCTCGGCAACCCGGGGCCTGGCGGCTATGGCGCTATCCTGCGCTACAAACAGCATGAGCGGACCTTCAGCGCTGGCTATCGCCTGACCACCAATAACCGTATGGAACTGATGGCGGCGATCGTCTCCCTTGAGGCGCTTCGTGAGCACTGCATTGTGACGCTCAGTACAGACAGTCAGTATGTCCGCCAGGGCATCACGCAGTGGATCCATAACTGGAAAAAACGCGGCTGGAAAACCACCGAGAAGAAACCGGTAAAAAATGTCGATTTATGGCAGCGGCTGGATGCGGCGCTGAGCCAGCACGAAATCAAATGGGAATGGGTAAAAGGCCACGCCGGTCACCCGGAAAACGAGCGCTGCGACGAACTGGCCCGCGCAGCCGCAATGGCCCCGACGCTGGAAGATACCGGCTATCAGCCTGAAGCGACAGCCAGCTAA